In one uncultured Methanoregula sp. genomic region, the following are encoded:
- a CDS encoding DUF3536 domain-containing protein yields the protein MDRFICIHGHFYQPPRENPWTDEVEVEDSAYPYHDWNARITAECYAPNTASRILDAKKSIIDIVNNYRAISFNFGPTLLAWLEHNNPAVYSAILEADKESMKRFSGHGSAIAQVYNHIIMPLADSHDRRTQVIWGIADFVHRFRRRPEGMWLAETAVDLETLSVLAEQGISFSILSPSQALRVKEITGNDWTNVKKETLDISMPYLCQLPGKKTITLFFYDDDISQELAFGSLLENGEVFADRMMHYVSRNNRAGGLLSVVSDGETYGHHHRFADMALAYALYNIQEKRPASITIFGEYLARYPPTHEVEIRENTSWSCPHGVERWQSDCGCCTPGNTILDTDVHPRGPSRVRDTGAQHRGCALLWRQEWRRPFRDAMDWLMKELITIYETGMTEYVQDPWKARNDYISVILDRSPESLDEFFSKHASRSLSDEERSRAIRLLEMQRHAMLMYTSCGWFFDDISGIESIQVMRYACRAMQLAREVSDINPEPEYMTFLSNAKSNIPENGSGADIYLNHVRRSMVDVNRIVFNYGLSELITDDKSPLVIRHYSRKDESVEKTTSGELRMVTGKLTLHSEITCDDKTLEYAILHLGNYDFMGGVREYTGNVPAERMHHDLKAAFQMPDIPLLVKIMEREFGTSTYSLWHLFKDAQRDTLFRLLGSTLDGLESSFRQIYRQHITLIHAMKEMQIPVPKIFEDPVWYILNKDLNEALSVKDINRQKIRQLVNEMVHGQFSPDRSTLGFTASGLITGLTRKMAATPEDIAAMEEMIDLFRILAPLSLNYELWECQNDYFHTGKKELAFMQRKADKGDSHAVMWISRFRELGTWLGVNCNP from the coding sequence ATGGATCGGTTTATCTGCATTCACGGTCACTTTTACCAGCCACCCAGGGAGAATCCCTGGACTGATGAGGTGGAGGTGGAAGACTCCGCCTACCCGTACCATGACTGGAACGCCCGGATCACCGCCGAATGCTATGCTCCTAACACCGCATCACGCATCCTCGATGCAAAAAAGAGCATCATAGATATCGTCAACAACTACCGGGCGATCAGTTTCAACTTCGGACCAACACTTCTTGCATGGCTCGAACACAATAATCCCGCCGTATATTCCGCGATACTAGAAGCTGACAAAGAGAGCATGAAACGATTTTCCGGGCATGGATCGGCAATTGCCCAGGTGTACAACCACATCATCATGCCTCTGGCAGACAGCCATGACCGGCGCACCCAGGTGATCTGGGGGATTGCGGATTTCGTTCACCGTTTCAGGCGCCGGCCTGAAGGTATGTGGCTTGCGGAAACCGCCGTTGACCTTGAAACACTCTCGGTACTGGCAGAACAGGGCATTTCATTTTCTATTCTCTCCCCTTCACAGGCATTACGGGTGAAAGAAATTACCGGCAACGACTGGACCAACGTGAAGAAGGAGACACTTGACATCTCAATGCCGTATCTCTGCCAGCTGCCCGGTAAAAAAACCATTACTCTCTTCTTTTATGATGACGACATCTCGCAGGAACTGGCATTTGGTTCTCTTCTCGAAAACGGCGAAGTCTTTGCCGACCGGATGATGCACTACGTTTCCAGGAACAATAGAGCGGGGGGCCTCCTGAGTGTTGTCTCTGACGGGGAGACCTATGGCCACCACCATCGCTTTGCCGACATGGCACTTGCTTATGCCCTGTACAACATCCAGGAGAAGAGACCGGCCTCTATCACCATTTTCGGGGAGTACCTGGCCCGATATCCCCCGACCCACGAGGTCGAGATCCGTGAAAATACTTCCTGGAGTTGCCCTCACGGTGTCGAGCGCTGGCAGAGTGACTGCGGGTGCTGCACCCCGGGTAATACCATCCTCGATACGGATGTCCACCCCCGGGGCCCGTCCCGGGTTCGTGACACCGGAGCCCAACACCGGGGGTGTGCTCTTCTCTGGCGACAGGAATGGAGAAGACCATTCCGGGATGCCATGGACTGGCTCATGAAAGAGCTTATCACAATCTATGAGACAGGCATGACGGAGTATGTTCAGGATCCATGGAAGGCACGGAATGACTACATCTCGGTTATCCTGGATCGCTCACCGGAATCGCTGGACGAGTTTTTTTCAAAGCATGCTTCCCGATCATTATCTGATGAGGAGAGGAGCAGGGCAATCAGGCTTCTGGAGATGCAGAGGCACGCAATGCTCATGTATACCAGCTGCGGATGGTTTTTTGATGACATCTCCGGAATAGAATCCATCCAGGTCATGCGGTATGCCTGTCGGGCCATGCAGCTTGCACGGGAGGTTTCTGATATCAATCCCGAACCGGAGTATATGACTTTCCTGAGCAATGCGAAAAGCAATATTCCGGAAAACGGGAGCGGGGCGGACATCTACTTAAACCATGTCCGGAGATCCATGGTCGATGTCAACAGGATTGTGTTCAATTATGGATTATCTGAACTGATAACTGATGATAAATCTCCTCTGGTTATCAGGCATTATTCCAGGAAGGACGAATCAGTTGAAAAAACAACATCGGGCGAACTCCGGATGGTGACGGGAAAACTGACCCTGCATTCCGAAATAACCTGCGATGACAAGACGCTCGAATATGCCATACTCCACCTCGGCAACTATGATTTTATGGGGGGTGTAAGGGAATATACCGGAAACGTGCCCGCCGAACGGATGCATCATGATCTCAAAGCGGCATTCCAAATGCCGGACATCCCCCTTCTCGTAAAGATCATGGAACGGGAATTTGGCACGTCAACCTATTCCCTCTGGCATCTTTTCAAAGACGCCCAGCGGGATACGTTGTTCCGGCTGCTCGGATCAACCCTCGATGGTCTGGAGTCCTCGTTCCGGCAGATCTACCGGCAGCATATCACGCTCATCCATGCAATGAAAGAGATGCAGATTCCCGTTCCCAAAATATTCGAAGACCCAGTCTGGTATATCCTCAACAAGGATCTCAACGAAGCGCTCTCGGTAAAGGATATCAACCGCCAGAAAATCCGGCAGCTGGTCAACGAGATGGTCCACGGTCAGTTCTCCCCCGATCGCAGTACGCTTGGCTTCACTGCATCCGGGCTGATCACGGGTCTTACCAGAAAAATGGCTGCAACACCGGAGGATATCGCAGCAATGGAAGAGATGATTGATCTTTTCAGGATACTTGCCCCGCTTTCCCTGAACTATGAACTCTGGGAATGCCAGAACGATTATTTCCATACCGGCAAAAAGGAACTGGCCTTTATGCAGCGCAAGGCAGACAAGGGCGATTCCCATGCGGTTATGTGGATCTCCCGCTTCAGGGAACTGGGAACCTGGCTCGGGGTGAACTGTAATCCATGA
- the malQ gene encoding 4-alpha-glucanotransferase: protein MSRRNSGILLHITSLPSPYGIGDLGPSAYRFAGFLSDAGQKYWQILPITQTSSSYDHSPYLCSSAFAGNTNLISPELLVSGGFLDKDDPGDIPGFPQDFVDFRQVIPYKERLFSGAYERFLVIQKERDTYESFCRENDWWLDDYALFRSLHRFYGEVSWNRWPDLLKLRRKESLDEMNGRLCHETGKEKFLQYIFSKQWDALRRYCTERGIRIIGDLPLYVNYDSADVWTHPELFQLDDRFLPTGIAGVPPDYFSKTGQLWKNPLYRWQEHERTGFSWWMNRFRQNFSLFDLLRIDHFRGLVAYWEVPAGAVDATCGRWVSAPTDSFFRALTEAFPKIPVIAEDLGVITPDVHAVMKKFCLPGMRVLQFAFTDETPDNPHAPHNLSQELVLYTGTHDNPTVREWLVVQATPEDKHRLYQYLGKDPGPDELPEVFIRMAMMSVAGTVIIPLQDVLGLGAGSRMNIPGTDDGNWRWRVQENLMTEKVAGHLRDMTRVYGRA from the coding sequence ATGAGCCGGAGAAACAGCGGTATCCTGCTTCATATAACTTCACTCCCCTCGCCATATGGAATCGGGGACCTGGGACCTTCGGCGTACCGTTTTGCCGGCTTTCTCAGTGACGCAGGCCAGAAATACTGGCAGATCCTCCCTATCACCCAGACCTCCTCATCCTATGACCATTCGCCGTATCTCTGCTCATCCGCTTTTGCCGGAAATACGAACCTTATCAGCCCTGAACTGCTGGTGAGCGGTGGTTTCCTGGATAAAGATGATCCCGGCGATATACCCGGATTCCCGCAGGATTTCGTGGATTTCAGGCAGGTTATACCATATAAAGAGCGCCTGTTTTCCGGTGCATACGAGCGGTTCCTGGTAATCCAAAAAGAACGCGACACGTACGAATCCTTCTGTCGGGAGAATGACTGGTGGCTTGATGACTATGCACTCTTCCGGTCGTTACACCGGTTTTACGGTGAAGTATCCTGGAACCGGTGGCCTGATCTCCTGAAGTTGCGCCGTAAGGAATCGCTTGACGAGATGAACGGGAGGCTGTGTCATGAGACGGGAAAGGAAAAATTCCTCCAGTATATCTTTTCAAAACAATGGGACGCACTCCGGCGTTATTGTACAGAGAGGGGTATCCGGATAATCGGAGATCTCCCGCTCTATGTCAATTATGATAGTGCAGATGTCTGGACACATCCGGAACTGTTCCAGCTGGATGACCGGTTCCTGCCAACAGGGATTGCCGGTGTTCCCCCGGACTATTTCAGCAAAACCGGACAACTCTGGAAAAACCCGCTGTACCGCTGGCAGGAACATGAGCGGACCGGTTTTTCCTGGTGGATGAACCGGTTCCGGCAGAATTTTTCTCTCTTTGACCTCTTGAGGATCGATCACTTCAGGGGACTTGTGGCGTACTGGGAAGTCCCGGCCGGGGCGGTGGATGCAACCTGTGGAAGATGGGTATCCGCTCCTACGGACTCTTTTTTCCGGGCCTTAACAGAAGCATTCCCAAAGATCCCGGTTATTGCTGAAGATCTCGGGGTGATCACTCCCGATGTCCATGCTGTCATGAAGAAATTCTGCCTTCCCGGCATGAGGGTTTTACAATTTGCCTTCACGGATGAGACTCCGGACAATCCCCACGCACCCCATAACCTGTCACAGGAACTCGTCCTGTATACCGGAACCCATGATAATCCCACGGTCCGGGAATGGCTGGTGGTTCAGGCAACCCCGGAAGACAAGCACAGGTTATACCAGTATCTTGGCAAGGATCCCGGCCCGGATGAGTTACCGGAAGTCTTCATCCGCATGGCCATGATGTCGGTTGCCGGTACGGTGATAATCCCCCTGCAGGATGTACTCGGTCTTGGTGCTGGGTCGCGGATGAATATTCCGGGTACTGATGACGGCAACTGGAGATGGAGAGTGCAGGAAAACCTGATGACGGAAAAAGTTGCAGGACATCTCCGGGACATGACCCGGGTGTATGGAAGAGCCTGA
- a CDS encoding acetate--CoA ligase family protein, with protein MASRLIRESEGYELLKSIGIPVPRYHIAQTAREAVLAAQEIGYPVVLKIVSPDISHKSDVKGVVTSVKNDDEVRQSFEKIMAGVRESRPDAQVAGIIVEQQLPQGLELIIGGKSDPSFGEILMFGIGGKFVDLIKDVSLRILPLEEHAIREMVQELYGYKLIHGYRDEPPLDEKALIDTLVKISAFFYKNPHIVEFDINPFVLYEHGGCAVDARFILDEDPKKPVSRVHNEIPAELFDAGTIAVVGASADPGKVGYAVCKNLLSFPGTLVPVNPNKTEILGKATFSNLTSIPGNVDIAVITIPARGIPAIVEEAGIKGIPLLVIISSGFREAGDVGRVLEEQVLGIARKYNTRIIGPNCLGIMFPYRKINTTFDPISPKPGKLAFISQSGAVITTLVDWSLSEDIGFSAVISVGNQLDLGFEEYINLVGEDDHTRVIILYIEEIRDGPRFMEVVSKVTPKKPVIAIKSGSSRKGKKAAASHTGSLAGSHDVYLAAFQQAGMITVRSTQQAFHVGELLASEGYPKGKRAIAITSAGGFGVLASDYAELYGIELIELSPALRDQLNTVLPQSWNHDNPMDILGDANAGRFAKVFDILIDNQRDWDIIFIIIVPSALADPVLLAEEVVRFSQRTKKMIVGCMAGGDSMKKAFRILKDNNIPNFQDMESAFEITGMIIHNRY; from the coding sequence ATGGCTTCAAGACTGATTCGCGAATCCGAGGGTTACGAGCTGTTAAAGAGCATCGGTATACCGGTCCCCCGTTACCATATCGCACAGACGGCACGGGAGGCAGTACTTGCCGCCCAGGAGATCGGCTACCCGGTAGTACTCAAGATCGTTTCTCCGGATATCAGCCATAAGAGCGATGTTAAGGGGGTTGTCACTTCGGTCAAGAACGACGATGAAGTCAGGCAGTCCTTTGAGAAGATCATGGCCGGCGTGAGAGAAAGCCGGCCGGATGCACAGGTTGCCGGCATTATTGTTGAGCAGCAGTTACCCCAAGGGCTGGAACTTATCATCGGTGGAAAATCCGATCCCTCGTTCGGGGAGATCCTCATGTTTGGCATCGGTGGGAAATTTGTCGACCTCATAAAAGACGTTTCTCTCCGGATCCTTCCGCTGGAGGAACATGCCATCAGGGAGATGGTCCAGGAATTATACGGGTATAAATTAATTCACGGGTACCGGGACGAACCCCCCCTTGATGAGAAAGCCCTTATCGATACCCTCGTGAAAATCTCGGCCTTTTTCTATAAGAACCCCCACATCGTGGAGTTCGACATCAACCCGTTCGTCTTATATGAGCACGGGGGATGTGCAGTAGATGCACGGTTCATCCTGGATGAGGATCCCAAGAAGCCGGTATCCCGGGTGCATAACGAAATACCGGCTGAACTATTTGATGCCGGGACCATTGCAGTTGTCGGGGCGTCAGCAGACCCGGGGAAAGTGGGATATGCTGTATGCAAAAATCTCCTCTCCTTTCCCGGGACACTGGTTCCGGTAAACCCGAACAAGACCGAAATCCTGGGAAAAGCAACGTTTTCAAACCTCACATCCATCCCGGGAAACGTGGATATCGCCGTCATCACCATCCCGGCCCGGGGAATACCGGCAATAGTCGAGGAGGCCGGCATCAAAGGAATCCCGCTGCTTGTTATCATCTCATCCGGGTTCCGCGAGGCCGGAGATGTTGGCCGTGTTCTTGAAGAGCAGGTGCTCGGAATTGCCCGGAAATATAACACCAGGATCATCGGCCCGAACTGTCTTGGGATAATGTTCCCGTACCGGAAGATCAATACCACGTTCGATCCCATCTCGCCAAAACCCGGGAAACTCGCTTTTATATCCCAGAGCGGGGCAGTTATCACGACCCTTGTTGACTGGAGCCTGTCAGAGGATATCGGGTTTTCTGCAGTCATCAGTGTCGGCAACCAGCTCGATCTCGGTTTTGAGGAATATATCAACCTCGTAGGAGAAGACGATCACACCCGGGTAATTATTTTGTATATTGAAGAGATCCGGGATGGCCCGAGGTTTATGGAAGTGGTCTCGAAAGTAACTCCGAAAAAGCCGGTAATTGCGATAAAATCGGGTTCCTCCAGGAAGGGGAAAAAAGCGGCTGCATCGCATACGGGATCCCTTGCAGGAAGTCATGACGTGTACCTGGCTGCATTCCAGCAGGCGGGCATGATCACGGTCAGGTCTACACAGCAGGCATTTCATGTAGGGGAGCTCCTTGCATCCGAAGGCTACCCGAAAGGCAAACGGGCGATAGCGATCACCAGCGCAGGAGGATTCGGTGTCCTTGCTTCAGATTACGCTGAACTTTATGGTATTGAACTCATTGAACTCTCACCTGCCCTGCGGGATCAGCTGAACACGGTCCTGCCACAGAGCTGGAACCACGATAATCCCATGGATATTCTGGGAGATGCAAATGCCGGGCGGTTCGCCAAAGTCTTTGACATTCTCATAGACAACCAGCGGGACTGGGATATCATCTTCATCATCATCGTCCCGTCAGCTCTCGCCGATCCCGTTCTTCTTGCAGAAGAAGTGGTCAGGTTCTCACAGCGTACCAAAAAGATGATAGTAGGCTGCATGGCCGGCGGGGACAGCATGAAGAAGGCATTCCGGATCTTAAAAGACAACAATATTCCGAATTTCCAGGATATGGAAAGTGCCTTCGAAATTACCGGCATGATCATCCATAACCGGTATTAA
- a CDS encoding Hsp20/alpha crystallin family protein, with amino-acid sequence MYEDPRDMFHEMDEMFDHLFARMNRGIAGSEHQVYGYKIVIPGSDGRGQVPEEPALTDRTRSEPEAEVHRIGDEVKVIVELPGATAESVGLDAREGKLVIDAEGSMNHYHSTADLPPVNVSSMQSSFRNGVLEVTFGALPEDAAPAGSVKN; translated from the coding sequence ATGTACGAAGATCCACGGGACATGTTCCATGAGATGGACGAGATGTTCGACCACCTCTTTGCCCGGATGAACCGGGGTATTGCCGGCAGCGAACACCAGGTGTACGGCTATAAAATCGTCATACCTGGCAGTGATGGTCGCGGGCAGGTACCGGAAGAACCGGCACTTACCGACAGGACGCGTTCAGAACCGGAAGCGGAAGTGCATCGGATAGGCGATGAGGTCAAGGTGATCGTGGAGCTGCCGGGTGCAACGGCAGAATCCGTCGGGCTCGATGCCCGCGAGGGAAAACTTGTCATCGATGCAGAGGGAAGCATGAATCACTATCACTCGACTGCTGACCTGCCCCCGGTTAATGTCTCATCGATGCAGTCCTCGTTCAGGAACGGGGTGCTCGAAGTGACGTTCGGGGCGCTTCCTGAAGATGCGGCACCCGCCGGTTCCGTGAAGAATTAA
- a CDS encoding CDC48 family AAA ATPase: protein MTEKEYFEVTVKEAAHDDAGRGIARISVEVMKKLGLVSGDVIEIQGKKKSAAIVWPGFAQDTGYGILRIDGIIRGNTGTGIDERVKIRKSEAEYAKKVVIQPTQPISLVGGEQYLARVLHGRPVFEGQAVRLNILGNGITFVVTKVQPKGLVIVTDSTEIELKEEPYKPEEGKREVSDIHYEDIGGLGRELQLVREMIELPLRHPEIFERLGIQPPRGVLLYGPPGTGKTLIAKAVANEVDAHFITLSGPEIMSKYYGESEKGLREKFEDAEQNAPAIIFIDEIDAIAPKREETKGEVERRVVAQLLALMDGLKSRGQVIVIAATNLPDSIDPALRRGGRFDREIEIGIPDKKGRMEIFQVHTRGVPLADDVKIDEYANSTHGFVGADIALLVKEAAMHALRKVIPQIKLDEDIPNEVLDQLKVTGEDFAEARKHVEPSAMREVLVEVPDITWKQVGGLEDVKQELREAVEWPLKYPDIFERLKTKPPKGILLFGPPGTGKTLLAKAVANESECNFIAIKGPELLSKWVGESEKGVREIFRKARQASPSIIFFDEVDALVPKRGSYQGSSHVTESVVSQILTELDGMEELKDVTILAATNRPDMLDDALLRPGRLERHIYVPAPDEESRRKIFEVYLGGETGSILAKDVNVDELVRQTEGYVGADIEALVRDAKMAAMREFILQMGSRAEQERTDAIKNVMLTKAHFDTALTRVRGSLDRDAIEASERQAWAMLYNQEQREILEKAARIIQRSAMLPENTREQEIADLRKATYQRKKDFARIRELAESLEN from the coding sequence ATGACAGAAAAAGAATATTTCGAAGTAACCGTTAAGGAAGCAGCGCACGATGATGCAGGCCGGGGTATTGCCCGGATCAGCGTCGAGGTGATGAAGAAACTCGGGCTGGTGTCCGGTGATGTGATCGAGATCCAGGGCAAGAAAAAATCTGCAGCGATAGTCTGGCCGGGATTTGCACAGGACACCGGGTACGGCATCCTCCGGATTGACGGAATCATCCGTGGAAATACCGGGACCGGTATTGACGAGAGGGTGAAGATACGGAAATCCGAAGCCGAGTATGCCAAGAAGGTTGTGATCCAGCCGACCCAACCGATATCCCTGGTCGGGGGTGAACAGTATCTCGCCAGAGTGTTGCATGGACGACCTGTTTTTGAAGGACAGGCAGTTCGTCTCAATATTCTTGGCAATGGGATTACATTCGTTGTAACAAAAGTTCAACCAAAGGGTCTTGTTATTGTTACGGACTCGACTGAGATCGAACTCAAGGAGGAGCCCTACAAACCCGAAGAGGGCAAGCGGGAAGTCTCCGATATCCACTACGAGGATATCGGCGGTCTTGGGCGCGAACTGCAGCTCGTCCGCGAGATGATCGAGCTCCCGCTCCGCCACCCGGAGATCTTCGAGCGGCTGGGAATCCAGCCCCCCAGGGGCGTGCTGCTCTACGGTCCCCCCGGGACCGGCAAGACCCTGATCGCAAAAGCGGTGGCAAACGAGGTGGACGCCCATTTCATCACCCTCTCCGGCCCGGAGATCATGAGCAAGTATTACGGCGAGAGCGAGAAAGGGCTCCGAGAAAAATTTGAGGACGCCGAACAAAACGCCCCTGCAATCATATTCATCGATGAGATCGACGCGATCGCTCCCAAGCGTGAGGAGACCAAGGGAGAGGTCGAGCGCCGGGTAGTTGCCCAGCTCCTGGCACTCATGGACGGGCTGAAGAGCCGGGGCCAGGTCATCGTCATCGCGGCAACCAACCTGCCGGATTCCATTGACCCTGCCCTCCGGCGCGGTGGACGGTTCGACCGGGAGATAGAGATTGGTATCCCGGACAAGAAAGGCCGGATGGAGATCTTCCAGGTTCATACGAGGGGTGTTCCCCTTGCGGATGATGTGAAGATCGATGAATACGCCAACTCGACCCACGGGTTTGTCGGTGCAGATATTGCCCTCCTCGTCAAGGAAGCGGCCATGCATGCGCTCCGCAAGGTCATCCCGCAGATCAAGCTTGACGAGGACATTCCCAACGAGGTGCTCGATCAGCTGAAGGTAACGGGTGAGGATTTTGCCGAGGCCCGGAAACATGTCGAGCCCTCTGCAATGCGCGAAGTGCTTGTCGAGGTTCCGGACATCACGTGGAAACAAGTAGGTGGCCTTGAGGACGTGAAACAGGAACTCAGGGAGGCTGTTGAATGGCCGCTGAAGTATCCGGATATCTTTGAACGGCTCAAGACAAAGCCCCCGAAAGGAATCCTCCTGTTCGGCCCGCCCGGTACCGGCAAGACCCTGCTGGCAAAGGCAGTGGCAAACGAGAGCGAATGCAACTTCATCGCCATCAAGGGTCCCGAGCTCCTTTCCAAGTGGGTCGGCGAGTCCGAGAAGGGCGTGCGGGAGATCTTCCGCAAGGCACGGCAGGCATCCCCATCGATCATATTCTTCGACGAGGTCGATGCGCTGGTGCCGAAAAGAGGATCCTATCAGGGCAGTTCGCATGTGACCGAGAGCGTGGTCTCCCAGATCCTGACCGAATTGGACGGGATGGAAGAGCTCAAGGATGTTACTATCCTCGCGGCCACTAACCGCCCGGACATGCTTGACGATGCCCTGCTCCGGCCCGGCCGGCTTGAGCGGCATATATATGTCCCTGCCCCGGATGAAGAGAGCCGCAGGAAGATCTTCGAGGTCTACCTTGGCGGTGAGACCGGGAGCATCCTTGCAAAGGATGTGAATGTCGACGAACTGGTGAGGCAGACCGAAGGCTATGTCGGTGCCGATATCGAGGCGCTTGTACGGGATGCGAAGATGGCAGCCATGAGGGAGTTCATCCTCCAGATGGGATCACGGGCCGAACAGGAACGCACCGATGCGATCAAGAATGTTATGCTGACAAAAGCGCACTTCGATACTGCTCTGACCCGGGTCCGCGGCTCCCTTGACCGCGATGCGATCGAGGCGTCCGAACGGCAGGCATGGGCCATGCTCTATAACCAGGAGCAGCGGGAGATTCTCGAAAAGGCTGCACGGATCATACAGAGGTCCGCGATGCTGCCGGAGAACACCCGTGAGCAGGAGATCGCGGATCTCCGCAAAGCCACCTACCAGAGAAAGAAGGACTTTGCCAGGATCAGGGAACTTGCAGAATCGCTTGAGAATTAA
- the thiC gene encoding phosphomethylpyrimidine synthase ThiC — protein sequence MSIVADAKRGIVTEEMKIVAKQEGVTEDFVRRGVAGGHIVIPVSPYRKVKICGIGEGLRTKVNASIGTSTDIVDIPQEIEKAKQAERAGADTLMELSTGGDFVEIRKQVIANTSLSVGCVPLYQAFIEAAIKDGAVVNMKEDDLFRITAEQAKLGTNFMAIHTGINFETVKRLKNQGRHGGLVSRGGAFMTAWMLHNEKENPLYREFDYLLEIMKEHEVTLSMGNGMRAGAIHDATDRAAVQELLINAELADKAHNENVPVIVEGPGHVPIDEIAANVTLMKRVTNNKPFYMLGPIVTDIAPGYDDRVAAIGAAISSSLGADFICYVTPAEHLALPTPEEVYEGVMSSRIAAHVGDMIKLKKTRDLDLEMGHARRDLDWDRQFAVAMNPARAKAIRKERMPADTDGCTMCGDYCAIKIVNRHFKF from the coding sequence ATGAGTATCGTAGCAGATGCCAAGCGGGGCATCGTCACTGAAGAGATGAAAATTGTCGCCAAGCAGGAAGGGGTCACTGAAGATTTTGTCCGGCGCGGCGTTGCGGGCGGCCATATTGTTATCCCGGTTTCGCCTTACCGTAAAGTGAAGATCTGCGGTATCGGCGAGGGGCTGCGCACCAAGGTGAACGCTTCCATCGGTACCTCTACGGATATTGTTGATATTCCCCAGGAGATCGAGAAGGCAAAACAGGCCGAGCGTGCCGGCGCCGATACCTTAATGGAACTCTCGACCGGCGGCGACTTTGTCGAGATCCGCAAACAGGTGATCGCAAACACGTCCCTCTCGGTAGGCTGCGTACCGCTCTACCAGGCTTTCATTGAAGCTGCGATAAAAGATGGGGCGGTAGTCAACATGAAAGAGGACGACCTCTTCCGTATTACCGCAGAGCAGGCAAAACTCGGCACCAACTTTATGGCCATCCACACCGGTATCAACTTCGAGACGGTCAAGCGCCTGAAAAACCAGGGCCGTCATGGCGGGCTTGTATCCCGCGGAGGTGCGTTCATGACCGCGTGGATGCTCCACAACGAGAAAGAGAACCCCCTTTACCGTGAGTTCGATTACCTGCTGGAAATCATGAAAGAACATGAGGTCACCCTTTCGATGGGGAACGGCATGCGGGCAGGTGCAATCCACGATGCAACTGACCGGGCTGCAGTTCAGGAACTCCTCATCAATGCCGAACTTGCCGACAAGGCACACAACGAGAATGTACCGGTTATCGTTGAAGGTCCGGGCCACGTCCCGATCGATGAGATTGCGGCCAATGTCACGCTCATGAAGCGCGTAACCAACAACAAGCCATTCTACATGCTCGGACCGATCGTCACGGACATTGCACCCGGTTACGATGACCGCGTTGCCGCCATCGGCGCCGCGATCTCATCCTCGCTTGGCGCAGACTTCATCTGCTACGTCACTCCCGCCGAGCACCTCGCCCTCCCGACACCTGAAGAGGTATACGAAGGGGTCATGAGTTCCCGTATTGCAGCCCATGTAGGGGACATGATCAAGCTCAAGAAGACCCGGGATCTCGATCTCGAAATGGGCCATGCCCGCCGCGACCTTGACTGGGACCGCCAGTTCGCGGTTGCCATGAACCCGGCCCGGGCAAAAGCCATCCGCAAGGAACGCATGCCCGCAGACACGGACGGGTGCACCATGTGCGGCGATTACTGCGCGATCAAGATCGTGAACCGGCATTTCAAGTTCTGA
- a CDS encoding anaerobic ribonucleoside-triphosphate reductase activating protein, with the protein MNFGGFVPLSTVDWRGRSVCTVFFRGCPVHCTYCQNSAILAGSDFRDLDEIVSLIRGSLLAISGVVFSGGEATMQKDALLALAKSVKKMGLAVGVQTNGVYPGALEELIREHLVDHIALDIKARWARYNNLLRGNYVQDVQKSLALCKAAYESGSLPEFEVVITLFRGYDDEVAIIAGEAGNVNLVLQQGVTGNVRPLSEEEMKKIADTLLRSVKIRTREGGEIVYEGDRSRRASRKRER; encoded by the coding sequence CTGAATTTCGGAGGATTTGTCCCGCTCTCAACTGTTGACTGGCGGGGCAGATCGGTCTGCACGGTCTTTTTCAGAGGGTGCCCGGTCCACTGCACGTACTGCCAGAACTCCGCAATCCTCGCTGGCAGCGATTTCCGGGATCTCGACGAGATTGTATCGCTGATCAGGGGCTCGCTGCTTGCCATCAGCGGCGTCGTCTTCTCCGGTGGGGAGGCCACGATGCAGAAAGACGCCCTCCTCGCGCTTGCAAAGTCCGTAAAAAAGATGGGTCTCGCGGTAGGTGTCCAGACAAACGGGGTGTACCCGGGTGCACTCGAAGAACTGATCCGGGAACACCTGGTGGACCACATTGCCCTTGACATCAAGGCCCGGTGGGCACGGTATAATAATCTCCTCAGGGGAAATTATGTACAGGATGTGCAGAAATCGCTTGCACTCTGCAAGGCCGCCTACGAGAGCGGCAGTCTGCCGGAATTCGAAGTTGTCATAACCCTGTTCCGTGGGTACGATGACGAAGTAGCTATCATTGCCGGCGAGGCCGGCAATGTTAACCTCGTACTGCAGCAGGGCGTTACCGGAAACGTCCGCCCCCTTTCTGAGGAGGAGATGAAAAAGATAGCTGATACTCTTTTACGGAGTGTCAAAATCCGTACGCGTGAAGGAGGTGAAATTGTCTATGAAGGTGATCGGAGTCGTCGGGCTTCCCGCAAGCGGGAAAGGTGA